In a single window of the Magnolia sinica isolate HGM2019 chromosome 7, MsV1, whole genome shotgun sequence genome:
- the LOC131251997 gene encoding uncharacterized protein LOC131251997 produces the protein MELNKQMEAFLLEKMQFWKEELEKEKEEFEKEDEELECRDQGNRDMDVQHLDALDVDICDKLVPSIAIYKTRTKRVVKPSVYKHSPFTSISVMQTTPSNAADTEKLKELCTSPIPFQAKIDPFRVISEEKLHELDSWANANKETTEFVWFTTIWEKNAWVDSVVSNSHTYIYGYSTIILD, from the coding sequence ATGGAGTTGAATAAACAGATGGAGGCATTTCTTTTAGAGAAGATGCAGTTTTGGAAGGAGGAattagagaaagagaaggaagagtttgAGAAGGAGGATGAGGAATTGGAATGTAGGGATCAGGGGAACAGAGATATGGATGTTCAACACTTGGATGCCTTAGACGTTGATATATGTGACAAATTAGTGCCTTCCATTGCAATATATAAGACGAGAACTAAGAGGGTGGTGAAGCCATCTGTATACAAGCATTCTCCATTCACTTCCATCTCTGTCATGCAAACAACTCCAAGCAACGCCGCCGACACTGAGAAACTGAAAGAATTGTGTACTTCTCCGATACCCTTCCAAGCCAagattgatccatttagggtaaTATCGGAGGAGAAACTGCATGAATTGGATAGTTGGGCAAACGCAAACAAAGAAACGACAGAATTTGTTTGGTTCACGACCATATGGGAGAAAAATGCATGGGTTGATAGCGTGGTAAGTAAttcacacacatacatctatggtTATTCAACAATTATATTAGACTAG